In one window of Prevotella sp. E13-17 DNA:
- the rplC gene encoding 50S ribosomal protein L3, translating into MPGLLGRKIGMTSVFSADGKNVPCTVIEAGPCVVTQVKTVEKDGYKAVQLAFGEKKEKNTTKAMMGVFKKAGTTPKAHLAEFKFDEDYNLGDTLTVELFADAEFVDVVGTSKGKGFQGVVKRHGFGGVGQSTHGQDDRLRKPGSIGACSYPAKVFKGMRMGGHMGCDRVTTQNLKVLKVIPEHNLLLVKGSCAGCNGSTVLIEK; encoded by the coding sequence ATGCCAGGATTATTAGGAAGAAAAATCGGAATGACATCCGTTTTCAGTGCCGACGGTAAGAATGTACCGTGCACTGTTATCGAAGCTGGTCCTTGCGTTGTGACACAGGTCAAGACCGTAGAGAAGGATGGCTACAAGGCCGTTCAGCTCGCATTCGGTGAAAAGAAAGAGAAGAACACCACCAAAGCGATGATGGGCGTCTTCAAGAAGGCCGGCACAACACCAAAGGCCCACTTGGCCGAGTTCAAGTTTGATGAGGACTACAACTTAGGTGACACACTCACCGTAGAGCTTTTCGCAGATGCAGAGTTCGTAGATGTTGTAGGTACATCAAAAGGTAAAGGATTCCAAGGCGTTGTTAAACGTCATGGTTTCGGTGGTGTAGGTCAGAGCACTCACGGTCAGGACGACCGTCTGCGTAAGCCAGGTTCTATCGGTGCTTGTTCTTACCCCGCAAAGGTATTCAAGGGTATGCGCATGGGTGGCCACATGGGATGTGATCGTGTGACAACTCAGAACTTGAAAGTGTTAAAGGTGATTCCGGAGCACAACCTCCTCCTCGTGAAGGGTAGCTGCGCTGGTTGCAATGGTTCAACTGTATTAATTGAGAAGTAA
- the rplD gene encoding 50S ribosomal protein L4 gives MEVSVLNINGQETGRKVVLNDAIFAVEPNDHVIYLDVKQYMANQRQGNAKSKERSEISGSTRKLGRQKGGGGARHGDINSPLLRGGARVFGPTPRDYGFKLNKKVKALARKSALTYKAQENAIVVVEDFDFEAPKTKEMVNIAKNLKVDGKKLLFVLPEANKNVYLSARNLQKAEVLEASKVNTYKVLNADVLVITEKSLETIDGILNK, from the coding sequence ATGGAAGTTAGTGTATTGAATATCAACGGTCAGGAGACCGGAAGAAAGGTGGTTCTGAATGACGCCATCTTCGCAGTTGAGCCTAACGATCACGTCATCTATCTGGACGTAAAGCAGTACATGGCCAACCAGCGCCAGGGCAACGCTAAGTCAAAGGAGCGCAGCGAGATCAGCGGTTCTACCCGCAAGCTCGGTCGTCAGAAGGGCGGCGGCGGTGCTCGTCATGGTGATATCAACTCACCTCTGTTGCGTGGTGGCGCCCGTGTGTTTGGTCCCACACCTCGTGACTACGGCTTCAAGCTGAACAAGAAAGTGAAGGCACTTGCTCGTAAGTCTGCTCTGACTTACAAAGCTCAGGAGAATGCAATTGTTGTCGTTGAGGACTTCGATTTCGAGGCTCCCAAGACCAAGGAGATGGTAAACATTGCAAAGAACCTGAAGGTGGATGGCAAGAAGTTGCTCTTCGTTCTGCCCGAGGCTAATAAGAATGTATATCTGTCAGCTCGCAACCTGCAGAAGGCCGAGGTTCTCGAGGCTTCAAAGGTTAATACCTATAAGGTGCTGAACGCAGATGTACTGGTGATTACAGAGAAATCACTTGAGACTATCGACGGAATCTTAAACAAGTAA
- the rplW gene encoding 50S ribosomal protein L23 encodes MAFIVKPLVTEKMTKITEKQPNRYGFVVRPEANKLEIKKEVEAMYNVTVEDVNTIRYAGKRSQRYTKAGLVKGQKNAFKKAIVTLKEGEEIDFYSNID; translated from the coding sequence ATGGCATTTATCGTAAAACCACTGGTCACTGAGAAGATGACCAAGATCACGGAGAAGCAGCCTAACCGCTATGGTTTCGTTGTACGTCCTGAGGCTAACAAGCTTGAGATTAAGAAGGAAGTCGAGGCAATGTACAACGTAACGGTTGAGGATGTAAACACAATCCGTTATGCAGGTAAGCGCAGTCAGCGCTACACGAAGGCAGGTCTCGTGAAGGGACAGAAGAATGCCTTCAAGAAGGCTATTGTCACTCTGAAAGAGGGTGAGGAAATTGATTTTTACAGCAATATTGATTAA
- the rplB gene encoding 50S ribosomal protein L2 — translation MAVRKLKPVTPGQRHKIIGTFEDITASVPEKSLVYGKRSTGGRNNTGKMTVRYMGGGHKKKYRLIDFKREKDGVPAVVKTIEYDPNRSARIALLYYADGEKRYIIAPNGLQVGTTLMSGAEAAPEIGNALPLANIPVGTVVHNIELRPGQGALLVRSAGNFAQLTSREGSYCVIKLPSGETRKVLSACKATVGAVGNSDHALEASGKAGRSRWLGRRPHNRGVVMNPHDHPMGGGEGRQSGGHPRSRKGLYAKGLKTRAPKKLSNKYIIERANKK, via the coding sequence ATGGCAGTACGTAAATTAAAGCCCGTAACTCCGGGTCAAAGACACAAAATTATTGGCACGTTCGAGGATATTACTGCATCCGTGCCAGAGAAGTCTCTCGTTTACGGTAAGCGTTCAACCGGTGGTCGAAACAACACCGGTAAGATGACCGTTCGCTACATGGGTGGCGGCCACAAGAAGAAGTATCGTCTGATCGACTTCAAGCGAGAGAAAGATGGTGTTCCTGCTGTAGTAAAGACAATCGAGTACGATCCTAACCGTTCTGCTCGCATTGCTCTGCTCTACTATGCAGATGGTGAAAAACGTTACATTATTGCTCCTAATGGACTGCAGGTTGGTACGACTCTGATGTCTGGAGCTGAGGCTGCACCTGAGATTGGTAACGCCCTTCCGCTCGCCAACATCCCCGTAGGTACGGTGGTTCACAACATTGAGCTCCGTCCTGGTCAGGGTGCTCTGCTCGTTCGTTCGGCAGGTAATTTTGCTCAGTTGACTTCTCGCGAAGGAAGCTACTGCGTGATTAAGCTCCCCTCAGGAGAGACACGTAAGGTGCTTTCTGCTTGTAAGGCTACCGTAGGTGCTGTGGGCAACTCTGACCATGCGCTGGAGGCATCAGGTAAGGCTGGTCGCTCTCGCTGGTTGGGACGTCGTCCTCACAACCGTGGTGTTGTCATGAACCCACATGATCACCCAATGGGTGGTGGTGAAGGCCGTCAGTCTGGTGGACACCCACGTTCACGTAAGGGTCTGTACGCTAAGGGTCTGAAGACACGTGCACCTAAGAAGCTTTCAAACAAGTACATCATTGAAAGAGCTAACAAGAAGTAA
- the rpsS gene encoding 30S ribosomal protein S19 — MSRSLKKGPYINVALEKKVLAMNESGKKNVVKTWARASMISPDFVGHTVAVHNGNKFIPVYITENMVGHKLGEFAPTRRFGGHAGNKK, encoded by the coding sequence ATGAGTCGTTCATTAAAGAAAGGTCCTTATATCAACGTTGCTCTCGAGAAGAAAGTTCTCGCTATGAATGAGAGCGGCAAGAAGAACGTCGTAAAGACTTGGGCCAGAGCATCAATGATTTCCCCCGATTTCGTGGGACACACTGTTGCAGTTCATAACGGTAACAAATTTATCCCTGTTTACATTACTGAGAACATGGTAGGTCACAAGCTCGGTGAGTTCGCACCCACACGTCGCTTCGGTGGTCACGCCGGTAATAAGAAGTAA
- the rplV gene encoding 50S ribosomal protein L22 has translation MGARKHIKAEERKAALKTQYFAKLKGCPSSPRKMRYVVDMIRGMEVNRALGVLRFSKKAAAADVEKLLRSAINNWEQKNDRKAEAGELFITRAFVDEGVTLKRMRPAPQGRGYRIRKRSNHVTLFVDAKTNDVKE, from the coding sequence ATGGGAGCAAGAAAACATATTAAGGCTGAAGAAAGAAAAGCAGCTCTTAAGACACAGTATTTTGCAAAGCTGAAAGGCTGCCCTTCTTCTCCACGCAAGATGCGTTATGTCGTTGACATGATCCGCGGCATGGAGGTGAACCGCGCACTTGGTGTGCTGCGCTTCTCAAAGAAGGCTGCTGCAGCTGATGTGGAGAAGCTTCTCCGCTCAGCTATTAATAACTGGGAGCAGAAGAACGATCGCAAGGCCGAGGCTGGCGAACTGTTCATCACTCGCGCCTTCGTTGACGAGGGTGTTACACTGAAGCGCATGCGCCCCGCACCTCAGGGTCGCGGCTATCGCATCCGCAAGCGCAGTAACCACGTCACTCTGTTTGTTGACGCTAAAACTAACGACGTAAAAGAATAA
- the rpsC gene encoding 30S ribosomal protein S3 codes for MGQKVNPISNRLGIVRGWESNWFGGKDFGDNLVEDQKIRKYLNERLAKASVSKIFIERTLKLITITICTARPGIVIGKGGQDVDNLKDELKKLFDKDVQINIFEVKRPELDATIVATNIARQIEGKIAYRRAIKQAIANTMRAGAEGIKVQISGRLNGAEIARSEMLKEGRTPLHTFRADIDFCQAEALTKVGLLGIKVWICRGEIYGKVDLTPNFSQEKQQGGRNNGGNNGGRKFRGGKKNNNR; via the coding sequence ATGGGACAGAAAGTAAATCCAATTAGCAACCGTCTAGGTATTGTTAGAGGTTGGGAGTCAAACTGGTTCGGTGGTAAGGACTTCGGAGACAACCTGGTTGAAGACCAGAAGATCCGTAAGTATCTCAACGAGCGTTTGGCTAAGGCTAGCGTTTCGAAGATTTTCATCGAACGCACTCTGAAGCTGATTACCATTACTATTTGCACGGCTCGTCCGGGTATCGTCATTGGTAAAGGTGGACAGGACGTTGACAACTTGAAGGACGAACTGAAGAAGTTGTTCGACAAGGACGTTCAGATCAATATTTTCGAAGTTAAGCGTCCAGAACTGGATGCCACAATCGTTGCCACAAACATCGCTCGCCAGATTGAGGGCAAGATTGCTTATCGTCGCGCCATCAAGCAGGCTATCGCTAACACCATGCGTGCTGGTGCCGAGGGTATCAAAGTTCAGATCTCAGGACGTCTGAATGGCGCAGAAATCGCACGCAGCGAGATGCTGAAAGAGGGACGTACTCCTCTGCACACTTTCCGTGCTGACATCGATTTCTGTCAGGCAGAAGCTCTTACCAAGGTAGGACTGCTGGGTATCAAGGTTTGGATTTGCCGTGGCGAAATCTACGGTAAGGTTGACCTCACTCCTAACTTCTCTCAGGAGAAGCAGCAAGGTGGCCGTAACAACGGCGGTAACAATGGTGGCCGTAAGTTCCGTGGTGGTAAGAAGAATAATAACCGTTAA
- the rplP gene encoding 50S ribosomal protein L16, with translation MLQPKRVRYRRPQDGRGNKGNAHRGTTLAFGSFGIKTLDAKWIDSRQIEAARVAINRYMNREGQVWIRIFPDKPITRKPADVRMGKGKGDPAGWVAPVTPGRILFEVEGVPFDVAKEALRLGAQKLPVKTKFVVRRDYDKNA, from the coding sequence ATGTTACAGCCAAAGAGAGTAAGATATAGAAGACCTCAAGACGGACGTGGCAATAAAGGCAACGCCCACAGAGGTACGACATTGGCTTTCGGTTCTTTCGGCATCAAGACTCTTGACGCTAAATGGATTGACAGCCGTCAGATTGAGGCAGCTCGTGTTGCTATCAACCGTTACATGAACCGTGAAGGTCAGGTATGGATCCGCATCTTCCCCGACAAACCCATCACTCGCAAACCTGCTGACGTCCGAATGGGTAAAGGTAAGGGTGATCCCGCAGGATGGGTTGCACCTGTGACACCAGGCCGTATCCTCTTCGAGGTAGAGGGCGTTCCCTTCGATGTGGCAAAAGAGGCTCTGCGTCTCGGTGCCCAGAAGCTGCCCGTAAAGACCAAGTTTGTTGTAAGACGTGACTACGATAAAAACGCTTAA
- the rpmC gene encoding 50S ribosomal protein L29, whose amino-acid sequence MKTKEIKELETKELAERIETEVAKFNQMKFNHNVTPLENPSLIKAARRDIARMKTELRQRELNK is encoded by the coding sequence ATGAAGACGAAGGAAATTAAGGAACTCGAGACCAAGGAATTGGCCGAGCGCATTGAGACTGAGGTTGCCAAGTTCAACCAGATGAAGTTCAATCACAACGTCACTCCGCTGGAGAATCCCTCACTGATTAAGGCTGCACGTCGTGACATCGCACGCATGAAGACGGAGCTCCGTCAGAGAGAACTTAACAAATAA
- the rpsQ gene encoding 30S ribosomal protein S17: MVQMETRNLRKTRQGVVISNKMDKTIVIAAKFKEKHPIYGKFVQKTKKYHAHDENNECQVGDTVLIMETRPLSKTKRWRLVQIVEKAK, translated from the coding sequence ATGGTCCAGATGGAAACAAGAAATTTAAGAAAGACAAGACAGGGTGTCGTTATCAGCAACAAAATGGATAAAACCATTGTTATCGCTGCTAAGTTCAAGGAGAAGCACCCTATTTATGGTAAGTTCGTCCAGAAGACGAAAAAGTACCATGCACATGATGAGAACAATGAGTGCCAGGTAGGTGATACCGTACTCATTATGGAAACCCGCCCTCTGTCAAAGACAAAGCGCTGGAGATTAGTACAAATCGTTGAAAAAGCTAAGTAA
- the rplN gene encoding 50S ribosomal protein L14 gives MIQTESRLTVADNSGAREALCIRVLGGTRRRYASVGDVIVVAIKNAIPTSDVKKGAVSKALIVRTKKEIRRPDGSYIRFDDNACVLLNNAGELRGSRIFGPVARELRAVNMKVVSLAPEVL, from the coding sequence ATGATACAGACAGAATCAAGACTTACAGTAGCTGATAACAGCGGCGCACGCGAGGCTCTCTGCATCCGCGTGCTGGGTGGTACCCGCCGCCGTTATGCCAGCGTAGGTGATGTGATCGTTGTTGCTATCAAGAACGCTATCCCTACGAGTGACGTGAAAAAGGGTGCAGTATCTAAGGCTCTGATTGTCCGCACGAAAAAGGAAATTCGTCGCCCCGATGGTTCTTACATCCGTTTCGACGACAATGCCTGTGTTCTGCTGAACAACGCTGGTGAGCTTCGCGGTAGCCGTATCTTCGGCCCTGTAGCTCGTGAGCTTCGTGCAGTTAACATGAAGGTCGTATCTTTGGCACCTGAGGTTCTTTAA
- the rplX gene encoding 50S ribosomal protein L24, which produces MSKLHIKKNDTVMVLAGEDKGKTGKVLKVLVEKQRAIVEGVNFVNKSTKPSAKNPQGGFEKIEAPIHISNLSLIDPKSGKATRVAIKHEGKNVIRVAKKSGEEIK; this is translated from the coding sequence ATGAGCAAGTTACATATCAAGAAAAACGATACAGTCATGGTCCTGGCCGGTGAGGACAAGGGCAAGACTGGTAAGGTGCTGAAGGTCTTGGTAGAGAAGCAGCGCGCTATTGTTGAGGGTGTCAACTTCGTCAACAAGAGCACAAAGCCAAGTGCCAAGAATCCTCAGGGTGGCTTCGAGAAGATTGAGGCTCCCATCCATATTTCTAATTTAAGTCTGATCGACCCGAAGAGCGGTAAGGCTACTCGCGTTGCTATCAAGCACGAGGGTAAGAACGTGATTCGTGTTGCCAAAAAGTCAGGAGAGGAGATTAAGTAA
- the rplE gene encoding 50S ribosomal protein L5, whose translation MNTAQLKKTYAEQIAPALMKQFNYSSAMQIPVLKKIVINQGLGDATQDKKIIEVAINEISTICGQKAVATYSKKDIANFKLRKKMPIGVMVTLRRERMYEFLERLVRIALPRIRDFKGIESKFDGRGNYTLGIQEQIIFPEINIDSVDRIQGMNITFVTTAKTDEEGYALLKAFGLPFKNAKND comes from the coding sequence ATGAATACAGCACAACTTAAGAAGACCTATGCTGAGCAGATTGCACCAGCATTGATGAAGCAGTTCAACTATAGTTCTGCTATGCAGATTCCTGTCCTGAAGAAGATCGTCATCAACCAGGGTCTGGGAGATGCTACTCAGGACAAGAAGATCATTGAGGTGGCTATCAACGAGATTTCTACCATCTGCGGTCAGAAAGCCGTTGCTACCTATTCTAAGAAGGATATCGCTAACTTCAAGCTTCGTAAGAAGATGCCTATCGGCGTTATGGTAACACTGCGTCGTGAGCGCATGTACGAGTTCCTGGAGCGTTTGGTTCGCATCGCTCTGCCTCGTATCCGCGACTTCAAGGGTATCGAGAGCAAGTTCGATGGTCGTGGTAACTACACACTGGGTATCCAGGAGCAGATTATCTTCCCCGAGATCAATATCGATTCAGTAGATCGTATTCAGGGTATGAATATCACCTTTGTTACAACGGCTAAGACCGATGAAGAGGGTTATGCTCTGCTGAAGGCTTTCGGTCTCCCATTCAAGAACGCTAAAAACGATTAA
- the rpsN gene encoding 30S ribosomal protein S14 gives MAKESMKAREVKRAKLVARYAEKRAALKKIIATSDDAAEAYEAARKLQAIPKNANPIRLHNRCKITGRPKGYMRQFGLSRIQFREMASSGLIPGVKKASW, from the coding sequence ATGGCAAAAGAATCAATGAAAGCTCGCGAAGTGAAGCGTGCTAAGCTCGTTGCTCGTTATGCTGAGAAGCGTGCTGCTCTGAAGAAGATCATCGCTACTAGCGACGATGCTGCAGAGGCTTACGAGGCTGCTCGCAAGCTGCAGGCTATCCCCAAGAACGCTAACCCCATCCGTCTGCACAACCGCTGCAAGATCACGGGTCGTCCCAAAGGATACATGCGTCAGTTCGGTCTCTCTCGTATTCAGTTCCGTGAGATGGCATCAAGCGGTCTGATTCCTGGAGTGAAGAAGGCAAGCTGGTAA
- the rpsH gene encoding 30S ribosomal protein S8: MTDPIADFLTRLRNAIMAHHRVVEVPASNLKKEITKILFEKGYILNYKFIEDGPQGTIKVALKYDPVTKENAIKFLKRVSTPGLRKYTGYKDMPRVINGLGIAILSTSKGVMTDKEAAQQKIGGEVLCYVY, translated from the coding sequence ATGACAGATCCAATAGCAGATTTTCTGACGAGGTTGAGAAACGCAATCATGGCTCATCACCGTGTTGTTGAAGTACCAGCTTCAAACTTGAAGAAGGAAATTACTAAGATCCTCTTCGAGAAAGGCTACATCCTGAACTACAAGTTCATCGAGGATGGCCCTCAGGGTACTATCAAGGTAGCTTTGAAGTACGACCCTGTAACAAAAGAGAACGCCATTAAGTTCTTGAAACGCGTGTCAACACCAGGTCTTCGTAAGTACACTGGTTACAAAGACATGCCGAGAGTAATTAACGGACTGGGTATCGCAATCTTATCCACGTCTAAAGGTGTAATGACAGACAAAGAGGCCGCTCAGCAGAAAATTGGTGGCGAGGTTCTTTGCTACGTTTATTAA
- the rplF gene encoding 50S ribosomal protein L6 translates to MSRIGKLPISIPAGVTVAQDKDGVVTVKGPKGELSQKVDKSILVKIEDGHVTFEIDEKSPVNIKQKQAFHGLYRALVNNMVVGVSEGYKKEMELVGVGYRVSNQGNIIEFALGYTHPIFIQLPKEVKVETKSERNQNPQIVLESADKQLLGLICAKIRSFRKPEPYKGKGILFKGEVIRRKSGKSASAK, encoded by the coding sequence ATGTCAAGAATAGGAAAATTGCCAATTAGTATTCCCGCTGGCGTTACTGTAGCACAGGACAAGGACGGCGTAGTTACCGTTAAAGGTCCTAAGGGCGAGCTTTCACAGAAAGTCGATAAGTCGATTCTTGTTAAGATTGAAGATGGTCATGTTACCTTCGAAATCGACGAGAAGAGTCCCGTGAATATCAAACAAAAGCAGGCTTTCCATGGCCTCTATCGTGCACTCGTTAACAACATGGTTGTTGGTGTAAGCGAGGGCTACAAGAAGGAGATGGAGCTTGTTGGTGTCGGTTACCGTGTTTCTAACCAGGGTAACATTATTGAATTTGCGCTGGGCTATACACACCCCATTTTCATTCAGCTTCCTAAGGAAGTTAAGGTTGAGACCAAGTCAGAGCGTAACCAGAACCCTCAGATCGTTCTGGAGAGTGCCGACAAGCAGTTGCTCGGTCTTATCTGCGCAAAGATTCGTTCGTTCCGCAAGCCTGAGCCTTACAAAGGAAAGGGTATTTTGTTCAAGGGTGAAGTTATCCGTCGTAAGTCGGGTAAGTCAGCTTCAGCTAAGTAA
- the rplR gene encoding 50S ribosomal protein L18, whose amino-acid sequence MTTKKVERRIKIKYRIRKNVIGTAERPRMSVFRSNKQIYVQVINDLEGKTLASASSLGLEAMPKIEQAEKVGEMIAAKAQEAGVKAVVFDRNGYLYHGRVKSLADGARKGGLNF is encoded by the coding sequence ATGACAACAAAGAAAGTAGAAAGACGAATCAAGATTAAATATAGAATTCGTAAGAACGTTATCGGTACTGCCGAGCGTCCCCGTATGAGCGTGTTCCGCAGCAACAAGCAGATCTACGTTCAGGTGATTAATGATTTGGAAGGTAAAACTCTTGCTTCTGCTTCTTCACTGGGTCTTGAGGCCATGCCTAAGATCGAGCAGGCTGAGAAGGTTGGTGAGATGATTGCTGCCAAGGCACAGGAAGCCGGCGTGAAGGCTGTTGTCTTCGACCGTAACGGTTATCTGTATCATGGCCGTGTAAAGTCTCTCGCTGATGGAGCACGTAAAGGTGGACTTAATTTCTAA
- the rpsE gene encoding 30S ribosomal protein S5 — MAMNKVKVNSDIELKDRLVAINRVTKVTKGGRTFTFAAIVVVGDGNGIIGWGLGKAGEVTAAIAKGVESAKKNLVKVPVLKGTIPHEMEARFGGAQVFLKPAAAGTGLVAGGAMRAVLESVGVKDVLAKSKGSSNPHNLVKATIEALSKMRDAYTVAGTRGISMEKVFRG; from the coding sequence ATGGCAATGAACAAAGTTAAAGTAAATAGTGACATTGAACTGAAAGACAGACTGGTTGCCATCAACCGTGTTACTAAGGTAACTAAGGGTGGTCGCACCTTTACATTCGCAGCTATTGTTGTTGTCGGTGATGGCAACGGCATCATTGGCTGGGGCCTCGGTAAGGCAGGTGAGGTAACAGCTGCCATTGCTAAGGGCGTTGAGTCTGCTAAGAAAAACCTTGTGAAGGTACCTGTCTTGAAAGGTACCATCCCCCACGAGATGGAAGCTCGCTTCGGTGGCGCTCAGGTATTCCTAAAGCCCGCTGCAGCCGGTACCGGTCTTGTTGCCGGTGGCGCTATGCGTGCTGTGCTCGAGAGCGTTGGTGTGAAGGATGTGCTTGCTAAGTCAAAGGGTTCTTCTAACCCTCACAACTTGGTAAAGGCTACCATCGAAGCTTTGAGCAAGATGCGCGACGCTTATACCGTTGCAGGTACTCGTGGTATCAGTATGGAAAAAGTATTTAGAGGATAA
- the rpmD gene encoding 50S ribosomal protein L30: protein MATIKIKQIKSKIGYPVDQKRTLEALGLRKISQVVEKEDTPAVRGMIRKVHHLVAVID from the coding sequence ATGGCAACAATTAAGATTAAGCAGATTAAAAGTAAAATCGGTTATCCCGTTGACCAGAAGCGTACTCTCGAGGCACTTGGACTTCGCAAGATTTCACAGGTTGTCGAGAAGGAAGATACTCCCGCTGTCCGCGGTATGATTCGCAAGGTTCATCATCTGGTGGCCGTTATTGACTAA
- the rplO gene encoding 50S ribosomal protein L15, giving the protein MKLNTLKPAEGSTHSRRRIGRGPGSGLGGTSTRGHKGAKARSGYKRKIGFEGGQMPLQRRVPKAGFKNINHKEYFAVNLSTLQKLAEEKNLTKIGVDELVAAGLTNGKELVKVLGNGELKAKLEVVANAFSKTAEEAIKAVGGTATII; this is encoded by the coding sequence ATGAAACTGAATACATTGAAACCTGCAGAGGGCTCTACACATTCACGTCGTAGAATCGGTCGCGGTCCAGGCTCAGGTCTGGGTGGTACCTCTACTCGTGGTCACAAGGGTGCCAAGGCTCGTTCAGGTTATAAGAGAAAGATTGGTTTTGAAGGTGGTCAGATGCCTTTGCAGCGTCGTGTTCCTAAGGCTGGTTTCAAGAATATCAACCACAAGGAGTACTTTGCTGTCAACCTCTCTACTCTGCAGAAACTTGCAGAGGAGAAGAACCTCACCAAGATTGGTGTTGACGAGTTGGTAGCAGCTGGTCTAACCAATGGCAAAGAACTCGTTAAGGTTCTTGGCAACGGTGAGCTGAAGGCTAAGCTCGAAGTCGTAGCTAATGCTTTCTCTAAGACCGCAGAAGAGGCTATCAAAGCAGTAGGTGGAACCGCAACAATAATCTAA